In Flavobacterium sp. CS20, a single window of DNA contains:
- a CDS encoding SDR family oxidoreductase, giving the protein MERKIALLTGASKGIGYATAQILAKKGYELIINSRNTSNAVKKLKEYGTIVEGVDGSLGDDATITALIAKVEERGQIDALLLNHGGPPVKSFLEVSHAEWETYTKIMLHGPLRLLRELTPIMQKQQKCRVATISSFTVKSPRAGIVLSNSLRATLVNALKTVAMELGSDGILINTVAPGYIATQQILDFNQRYADQENISKEEVDQRTIKEIPLKMFGKPEDVAGLIAYLLSEENQYITGQNIHVDGGLITAN; this is encoded by the coding sequence ATGGAAAGAAAAATTGCATTACTTACAGGAGCTTCTAAAGGCATTGGATATGCCACTGCACAAATATTGGCAAAAAAAGGATATGAATTGATCATTAACAGCAGGAATACATCTAATGCGGTGAAAAAACTCAAGGAATATGGCACAATAGTAGAGGGAGTGGATGGAAGTTTGGGCGATGATGCCACAATCACAGCTTTAATAGCTAAGGTAGAAGAAAGAGGTCAGATAGATGCTCTGCTCCTCAACCATGGAGGACCTCCTGTTAAGTCTTTTTTAGAAGTATCACATGCAGAATGGGAAACTTATACCAAAATCATGTTGCATGGGCCGCTTAGGCTTTTGCGCGAATTGACACCCATCATGCAGAAACAGCAGAAATGTAGGGTGGCGACAATAAGTTCTTTTACGGTTAAAAGCCCACGTGCTGGGATTGTCTTATCTAATAGTTTGAGGGCGACCTTGGTTAACGCATTAAAGACCGTAGCTATGGAATTAGGCAGTGACGGGATATTAATCAATACAGTAGCTCCAGGTTACATCGCTACTCAACAGATCCTGGATTTTAATCAGCGTTACGCAGATCAAGAGAACATCAGCAAAGAAGAGGTCGATCAAAGAACAATCAAAGAAATTCCGTTGAAAATGTTTGGAAAACCAGAAGATGTGGCTGGGTTGATTGCTTATCTACTATCGGAAGAAAACCAGTACATAACGGGACAGAATATACATGTAGATGGAGGATTAATAACAGCCAATTAA
- a CDS encoding cupin domain-containing protein, with the protein MNKSKYVQMNELPHLQVEKLKLFPFAGDKLMTVKAELPKGSIGAKHSHPHEQMTYVVKGRVKVRMKGEEFILSQGGIIHFPSNEEHELEVAEDTILLDIFTPVREDFIQKLKDV; encoded by the coding sequence ATGAATAAAAGTAAATATGTACAAATGAATGAACTTCCCCATCTCCAGGTGGAGAAGTTAAAGCTTTTTCCTTTTGCCGGGGATAAGCTAATGACAGTGAAGGCAGAACTACCAAAAGGAAGTATAGGCGCCAAACATTCTCATCCTCATGAACAAATGACTTATGTGGTCAAAGGTAGAGTGAAAGTAAGAATGAAAGGAGAAGAATTTATTTTATCTCAAGGCGGAATTATACACTTCCCTTCTAATGAAGAGCACGAATTAGAAGTCGCAGAAGACACTATTCTTCTTGACATCTTCACCCCTGTGAGAGAAGATTTTATCCAAAAATTAAAAGATGTTTAA
- a CDS encoding transporter, with protein sequence MKRLSKILREIRKSLLLILFSCLPLFLQAQVNLPPNDVGLTSINDGVAGPGILYEAFLGSQNSTKLTDANGDEIPGDNSLNNFLFINHLAIVSKKPMLNGFPVAEILIPLVNVGIEVPPALDESEFGLGDVIIGAGIQWPNKKLFGKTFFHRFLLNAILPTGTYDEENLVNVGSNVWSIMPYYAFTIYWDESNTWETSMRFRYMWNSKNKDPFVGLGVEETKPGQAFYVNYAASYNLGKEFRVGVAGYFLQQLSDHEIGGNSIPDSKEMAFAVSPAFFKQYKTFMFRLTATFDVTTENRWSQAPFVNFTFTKIWPK encoded by the coding sequence ATGAAACGTTTAAGTAAAATTCTTCGAGAAATACGAAAGTCATTATTGTTAATTCTGTTTTCTTGCCTGCCTCTCTTTCTTCAAGCGCAAGTGAATTTACCTCCAAATGATGTAGGGTTAACAAGTATTAATGACGGAGTTGCTGGTCCAGGAATCCTTTACGAGGCTTTCCTGGGTAGCCAAAATTCAACTAAGCTGACCGATGCAAATGGTGATGAAATTCCTGGGGACAATAGTTTGAACAATTTTCTTTTTATCAATCATTTGGCTATAGTCTCAAAGAAGCCAATGCTGAATGGTTTTCCAGTGGCTGAAATCTTAATTCCCCTAGTTAATGTAGGAATTGAGGTGCCTCCTGCTTTAGATGAAAGCGAATTTGGACTTGGCGATGTTATTATAGGAGCAGGTATTCAATGGCCAAATAAAAAACTATTCGGCAAAACATTCTTTCACCGTTTTTTATTGAATGCCATCCTGCCCACGGGGACTTATGATGAAGAAAACTTAGTGAATGTGGGATCTAATGTATGGAGCATTATGCCATATTATGCCTTTACAATATATTGGGACGAAAGCAATACATGGGAAACTTCAATGCGGTTCCGCTATATGTGGAATTCAAAGAACAAAGATCCATTTGTTGGTCTTGGCGTTGAAGAAACCAAACCAGGTCAAGCTTTTTATGTGAATTATGCGGCCTCTTACAATTTGGGGAAAGAATTTAGAGTCGGGGTAGCAGGCTATTTTTTACAGCAATTGTCAGACCATGAAATAGGGGGAAACTCAATACCAGATTCAAAAGAAATGGCATTTGCCGTCAGTCCAGCATTTTTTAAACAATATAAAACTTTTATGTTTCGATTAACAGCGACATTTGATGTGACAACTGAAAATAGATGGTCTCAGGCACCTTTTGTGAATTTCACATTCACAAAAATTTGGCCTAAATAG
- a CDS encoding VOC family protein, whose product MEKRLAKLGHVALVTPNLEKSHWFFHDIVGLNEQKREGNKIYYRAWADFEHHSLILIEGKVAMLDHIAWKTQEPDDVDYFYDKVKNAGLNPSWVPEGKEAGLGKAFRFNLPTGQTYEIYYDMERPLAPEGKRSRLKNQVFKSFDHGISPRCIDHVNFNVGNPEESMELHEKLFGFKNREYVQLDNGFGLAFWTSVTTLVHDLAIMFDEAGRKNRYHHTVFYLDNFQDVARAADIFKENGIELSLAPGKHGISQAGFIYAIDPGSGHRLELFSGGYHIYDPDWKPVLWKENELAEGIIWWGPELSPDFLANSIGPDK is encoded by the coding sequence ATGGAAAAAAGACTTGCAAAGTTGGGGCATGTAGCCCTTGTTACTCCAAATCTTGAAAAATCACACTGGTTTTTTCATGATATAGTGGGATTAAATGAACAAAAGCGCGAAGGAAATAAAATCTATTATCGTGCATGGGCAGATTTTGAACATCATTCTTTGATTTTAATTGAAGGAAAGGTAGCTATGTTAGATCATATTGCTTGGAAAACCCAGGAGCCTGATGATGTAGATTATTTTTATGACAAGGTAAAAAATGCTGGCTTAAATCCCTCTTGGGTTCCTGAAGGTAAAGAGGCTGGTCTTGGAAAGGCGTTTCGTTTTAATTTACCGACGGGACAGACTTATGAAATCTATTATGATATGGAAAGACCATTGGCTCCTGAAGGCAAAAGATCCAGACTTAAAAATCAAGTATTTAAATCTTTTGACCATGGAATATCTCCTCGGTGCATAGATCATGTTAATTTCAATGTTGGCAATCCCGAGGAATCTATGGAATTACATGAAAAACTTTTTGGATTTAAAAATCGTGAATACGTCCAATTAGACAATGGATTTGGATTGGCTTTTTGGACATCTGTAACCACTTTAGTACATGATTTGGCTATAATGTTTGACGAAGCTGGACGTAAAAACAGATATCACCATACGGTCTTTTATCTTGATAATTTCCAAGACGTGGCAAGAGCCGCAGATATTTTCAAGGAAAATGGCATAGAGCTTAGTTTAGCTCCTGGAAAACATGGCATCTCCCAAGCAGGGTTCATTTATGCAATTGATCCGGGAAGTGGACACCGGCTGGAACTGTTTAGTGGTGGTTACCATATTTATGATCCCGACTGGAAACCTGTTCTTTGGAAAGAAAATGAATTGGCTGAGGGCATCATTTGGTGGGGACCAGAGTTGTCTCCTGATTTTTTAGCAAACTCTATTGGCCCCGATAAATAA
- a CDS encoding alpha/beta fold hydrolase, protein MEEVNNRIVKSANNTYINECGASHKEAILFLHGSGPGASAWSNWQYIMPEFGEKFHCIAPDLIGFGKSNHPENPPKGMRNWMRLWIDQIISLLDELKLEKVHMVGNSMGGAISLQLLMDFPDRFNRVVLMGPAGAPTTITSELDRTWGYYDDPSPELMANIISWFSYDNSFIGDQLGEIAKMRHEASSDPNIRRSFEAMFPAPRQQHLDELIIPNGSLRNMNHPILIIHGQEDLLVNVETSHYLIKHLPNAQMHIFGHCSHWTQIEYKESFHFLLKEFFEKNY, encoded by the coding sequence ATGGAAGAAGTTAATAACCGTATCGTAAAAAGTGCGAATAATACATATATTAATGAATGTGGAGCAAGTCATAAAGAAGCGATTTTGTTTTTGCACGGTTCTGGTCCAGGAGCTAGTGCATGGTCAAACTGGCAATATATTATGCCCGAATTTGGTGAAAAATTCCATTGTATTGCACCAGATTTAATTGGTTTTGGAAAAAGCAACCATCCAGAAAACCCACCTAAAGGAATGCGTAACTGGATGCGGCTATGGATTGATCAAATTATTTCTCTATTAGACGAACTAAAGCTAGAAAAGGTGCATATGGTCGGAAACTCAATGGGAGGAGCTATCAGTCTTCAGCTTTTAATGGATTTCCCCGACCGGTTTAATCGGGTTGTACTCATGGGTCCTGCCGGAGCACCAACCACTATTACTTCAGAATTAGATAGAACATGGGGATATTATGACGATCCTTCACCTGAACTTATGGCAAATATAATTTCCTGGTTTTCATACGATAATAGCTTTATAGGAGATCAATTGGGAGAAATTGCTAAAATGAGACATGAGGCTTCTTCAGATCCAAATATCCGTAGATCATTTGAGGCTATGTTCCCAGCCCCTAGACAACAACATCTTGATGAATTGATAATCCCCAATGGTTCTTTGAGAAACATGAATCATCCCATTTTGATCATTCATGGTCAGGAGGATCTATTAGTCAATGTAGAAACCAGCCATTATCTCATCAAACATCTTCCAAATGCTCAGATGCACATTTTTGGTCACTGTAGCCATTGGACCCAAATTGAATATAAAGAATCTTTTCATTTTTTATTGAAAGAATTTTTCGAAAAGAATTATTAA
- a CDS encoding AraC family transcriptional regulator — MAGIIKHNISKKFLIVKMNSSTSKEVNGLIQYMNSTYVSGSFLKDEIIRSYLHLTLLKLFEYYNLHDSSTHYTSSQVIVNKFFQAVEEHFVSKKSVAEYARNLNLSEGYLNHVVKNETGHPAGKVIRERILHEAERLLIYSDKTISEIAYQLNFNHPTYFFRMFKKYIGKTPKDFRNSYRKR; from the coding sequence TTGGCAGGAATTATCAAGCACAATATTTCAAAAAAGTTCTTAATCGTGAAGATGAATAGCTCCACTTCAAAAGAAGTGAATGGTCTAATTCAATATATGAATAGCACTTATGTTAGTGGGTCATTTTTGAAGGATGAGATTATTAGATCCTATTTACATCTTACATTATTAAAACTCTTTGAGTATTATAATTTACATGATAGTAGCACCCATTACACGTCATCTCAAGTGATTGTGAATAAATTTTTTCAAGCTGTTGAAGAACATTTCGTAAGCAAAAAGAGTGTGGCCGAATATGCACGTAATTTGAACCTTTCAGAAGGATATCTTAACCATGTAGTAAAAAACGAAACGGGGCATCCAGCTGGAAAAGTTATAAGAGAGAGAATTCTCCATGAGGCAGAGAGATTACTTATTTATTCGGACAAAACAATATCTGAAATTGCATATCAGCTAAACTTTAATCATCCCACCTATTTCTTTAGGATGTTCAAGAAATATATAGGTAAAACACCTAAAGACTTCAGGAATAGCTATCGTAAAAGATAA
- a CDS encoding signal peptidase II, protein MNLKKSIWFIIVILIIDQISKIYIKTHFKLYESIEVFSWFQILFIENEGMAWGAKIPGDYGKIILTVFRLFAIVGIGWWLWDSTRKKAPKILLIAISFKKKIKEIAFNENCPIKKSIEKRMDIILNHDPPKEHRELITFKKRLIKYRNYIFTFLYHLDVPPDNNASERAIRNIKVKQKISGQFRSEQGCDNFAKLRSVTGSCLKNQQPVLSTLNIFANLRID, encoded by the coding sequence ATGAACTTAAAAAAATCAATCTGGTTTATAATCGTGATTTTAATTATAGATCAGATTTCTAAAATTTATATCAAAACCCATTTCAAACTGTATGAAAGCATTGAAGTGTTTTCCTGGTTTCAGATTCTTTTTATAGAAAATGAAGGTATGGCTTGGGGAGCAAAAATTCCGGGTGATTATGGCAAAATCATACTCACTGTATTTCGCCTATTTGCTATTGTTGGCATTGGTTGGTGGTTATGGGATTCGACTCGAAAAAAAGCACCAAAAATCTTGTTAATTGCCATCAGCTTTAAGAAAAAAATAAAAGAAATAGCCTTTAATGAGAATTGTCCAATAAAGAAAAGTATAGAAAAAAGAATGGATATCATCTTAAATCATGATCCGCCAAAAGAACATAGAGAATTAATAACCTTTAAAAAAAGACTTATAAAATACAGGAACTATATCTTTACATTCCTCTATCATCTGGATGTCCCTCCAGATAACAACGCCTCTGAAAGAGCTATAAGAAATATAAAAGTAAAACAGAAAATCTCTGGACAATTTAGATCAGAACAAGGCTGTGATAACTTTGCCAAACTTAGATCTGTAACAGGTTCTTGTTTAAAAAATCAGCAACCAGTTTTATCTACACTAAATATTTTTGCTAATTTGCGGATTGATTAG
- a CDS encoding DUF4097 family beta strand repeat-containing protein — translation MIFKQIFLFLLLVFLSIQKAYPQFKTSFEINNNDIKVVWFQANQVSKIKIKTHKSAYFKFNSSAESTYKTELYFYYRIQNDSLIIKSIYPKALEFGDNKMTSMQSFSVSVTFDLPQQSQLIIESDLASVEGQGEFEYFQLNTKSGHCNLKAFVGHADINTFNGNIKINTKRADIKAFSQNGMIKIDSFYSKKNQINLKSVNGNIIVRQME, via the coding sequence ATGATTTTCAAACAAATCTTTTTGTTTTTACTATTAGTATTTTTAAGCATTCAAAAAGCTTATCCGCAATTCAAAACCTCTTTTGAAATCAACAACAATGACATCAAAGTCGTGTGGTTTCAAGCCAATCAAGTTTCAAAAATTAAAATCAAGACGCATAAATCAGCTTATTTTAAATTCAATTCATCAGCAGAAAGCACTTATAAAACCGAGTTGTATTTTTACTATCGCATTCAAAATGACAGTTTGATTATAAAAAGTATTTATCCTAAAGCTTTAGAATTTGGCGATAATAAAATGACTTCAATGCAGAGTTTTTCCGTAAGCGTTACATTTGATCTTCCTCAACAGTCTCAACTTATCATAGAGTCAGATTTAGCTTCAGTTGAAGGTCAGGGTGAATTTGAATATTTTCAACTCAATACAAAATCTGGACATTGTAACCTCAAAGCTTTTGTTGGTCATGCAGATATCAATACGTTTAACGGGAATATAAAAATAAACACCAAAAGAGCTGATATCAAGGCGTTTTCACAAAATGGAATGATAAAAATTGATTCGTTTTATTCAAAAAAAAATCAAATCAACCTCAAGAGCGTAAACGGCAATATCATTGTTAGGCAAATGGAATAA
- a CDS encoding DUF3307 domain-containing protein: MLAFTLKLLIAHIIGDFVLQPNTWISEKKRKKHKSKYLYYHILVHTIALLLLLKLDFSLWPYILMILLSHFVIDLAKLYLQNSKNERRLFFIDQGLHLSVIGLVVDLNFPFSIGFDNIFSGNFLLTLLSILMLTSVTSVVIKTLMSKWQLDEDQPKSALKNAGAFIGILERLFIFLFIVLGHWSAIGFLITAKSVFRFGDLSRAKDRKLTEYILIGTLLSFLIAIVIGLGYKYLITI, encoded by the coding sequence ATGTTAGCTTTTACTTTAAAATTATTGATTGCTCATATCATTGGTGATTTTGTCTTACAACCCAATACTTGGATAAGCGAAAAAAAACGCAAAAAACATAAATCCAAATATTTATATTATCATATTTTGGTGCATACCATAGCACTGTTGCTTCTTTTAAAATTAGATTTTAGCCTTTGGCCTTATATTTTGATGATTTTATTAAGCCATTTTGTTATTGATTTGGCAAAACTCTATTTACAAAATTCTAAAAATGAAAGACGTTTGTTTTTTATAGACCAAGGGCTACATTTATCAGTAATTGGTCTTGTGGTTGATCTTAATTTTCCATTTTCAATTGGTTTTGATAACATCTTTTCAGGTAATTTTTTACTGACACTTCTCTCCATTTTGATGCTAACATCAGTAACTTCAGTTGTTATAAAAACGCTGATGAGTAAATGGCAATTAGATGAAGACCAACCTAAAAGTGCTTTAAAAAATGCTGGTGCTTTTATTGGTATTTTAGAACGCTTGTTTATCTTTTTATTTATTGTATTAGGTCATTGGAGTGCAATTGGGTTTTTAATCACTGCAAAATCTGTATTTAGGTTTGGTGATCTTTCAAGAGCAAAAGACAGAAAACTCACAGAATACATTTTAATCGGAACTTTATTGAGCTTTCTCATAGCTATTGTTATAGGTTTGGGTTATAAATATTTAATTACAATCTAA
- a CDS encoding SatD family protein, with amino-acid sequence MIAVLTGDVVNSKSENAEVWLQVLKSTLEFYGKAPKDWEVFRGDSFQLAISNEKAILASIHLKSAIKQFEDLDVRIGIGLGKQNYESIHITESNGSAFIRSGESFDALKKQNMILKSENKKFDDTINLMLSLSLLTADRWSPTVAKIIKLSIENPNLKQKELADKLNKSQSSISEALKRGGFDEMMMMNNYYKNQIAELC; translated from the coding sequence ATGATAGCGGTATTAACAGGAGATGTTGTAAATTCTAAAAGCGAAAATGCTGAAGTATGGCTTCAAGTGCTTAAATCGACATTAGAATTTTATGGCAAAGCACCAAAGGATTGGGAAGTTTTTAGGGGTGATAGTTTTCAATTAGCTATTTCAAATGAAAAAGCGATATTAGCGTCAATACATCTTAAATCTGCCATTAAACAATTTGAAGATTTGGATGTGCGAATCGGTATAGGTTTGGGAAAACAAAATTATGAATCAATTCATATCACCGAATCTAATGGTTCAGCTTTTATAAGGTCGGGAGAAAGTTTTGATGCGTTAAAAAAACAAAATATGATTTTAAAATCTGAAAACAAAAAGTTTGACGATACCATAAATCTAATGCTATCTTTATCTTTACTGACAGCAGATCGTTGGAGTCCAACGGTGGCTAAAATCATTAAACTTTCGATTGAAAATCCAAATCTCAAACAAAAAGAACTCGCCGACAAGCTCAACAAATCTCAAAGCAGTATCAGCGAAGCCTTAAAACGTGGTGGATTTGACGAAATGATGATGATGAATAATTATTATAAAAATCAAATTGCTGAATTATGTTAG
- a CDS encoding 2-hydroxyacid dehydrogenase: MKILHLDQNHPLLINQLEAIGMTNEEDYSSSKSKIEKHIENYDGIIIRSRFPIDKSFLQKAKNLKFIGRVGAGLENIDVDFAEQQGIKLFNAPEGNRDAVAEHALGLLLNLTNRLFIAHQEVRNGVWKREENRGEEIMGKTMGILGYGYMGKAFAKRLQGFGCKVICYDIKTKVGDKFAKQVDLKTFFEETQILSLHLPLTEKTRHIVDEKFLSQFSHPIWLINTARGLVIKTDDLVKAIENKKVKGAGLDVLEYEKNSFENLFTNQSQMPEAFKTLIQLDNVILSPHIAGWTIESKAKLAQTIVDKIKREFLN; encoded by the coding sequence ATGAAAATTCTTCATCTTGATCAAAACCATCCTTTACTCATCAATCAGCTTGAAGCTATTGGTATGACCAATGAAGAAGATTATTCATCATCAAAATCTAAAATTGAAAAGCATATTGAAAACTATGATGGCATTATCATTCGTAGCCGATTTCCTATTGATAAATCATTTTTACAAAAAGCTAAAAACTTAAAATTTATCGGTCGTGTTGGTGCTGGTTTAGAAAACATTGATGTTGACTTTGCAGAGCAACAAGGCATAAAATTGTTTAATGCACCTGAAGGCAATCGTGATGCCGTTGCCGAACACGCCTTAGGACTTTTGCTGAATTTGACCAATCGGTTATTCATCGCACATCAAGAAGTTAGAAATGGCGTTTGGAAACGAGAAGAGAATCGCGGTGAAGAAATTATGGGTAAAACCATGGGTATTTTAGGCTATGGTTATATGGGAAAAGCTTTTGCAAAACGCCTCCAAGGTTTTGGTTGCAAAGTGATTTGCTATGACATCAAAACTAAGGTTGGCGATAAATTTGCAAAACAAGTCGATTTAAAAACCTTTTTTGAAGAAACTCAAATTTTAAGTCTTCATTTGCCTTTAACTGAAAAAACTCGACATATCGTTGATGAAAAATTTCTATCTCAATTTTCTCACCCTATTTGGTTAATCAACACCGCTCGTGGTCTGGTTATAAAAACTGATGATTTGGTAAAAGCTATAGAAAATAAAAAAGTGAAAGGTGCAGGTTTAGATGTTTTAGAATATGAAAAAAATTCATTTGAAAATTTGTTTACAAATCAATCTCAAATGCCCGAAGCTTTTAAAACTTTAATACAACTCGATAATGTGATTTTATCTCCACATATCGCTGGTTGGACCATTGAAAGTAAGGCTAAATTGGCTCAAACCATTGTAGATAAAATCAAAAGAGAATTTTTAAATTAA
- a CDS encoding thioesterase family protein, producing the protein MLIPIPFEKKIKVENDVIDHFNHVNNLAYIQWVLDISKKHWTSFSLESVRNQFGWMILKHEVHYKKQAKLNDELIIKTWIDDFSTATSVRKTTITNTKTKQLIFDSEAQWCFISLKTLKPTRLTSDILKPYFENL; encoded by the coding sequence ATGCTAATCCCTATTCCTTTCGAAAAAAAAATTAAAGTTGAAAACGATGTGATAGACCATTTTAATCACGTCAATAATTTAGCGTATATCCAATGGGTTTTAGATATTTCAAAAAAACATTGGACAAGTTTTAGCTTAGAAAGCGTGAGAAATCAATTTGGTTGGATGATTTTAAAACACGAGGTTCATTACAAAAAACAAGCTAAACTCAACGATGAGTTAATCATCAAAACTTGGATAGATGATTTTTCAACAGCAACTTCTGTGAGAAAAACCACCATTACAAACACCAAAACCAAACAACTTATCTTTGATTCTGAAGCACAATGGTGTTTTATAAGTTTAAAAACCTTAAAACCTACTCGACTTACTTCAGATATTTTGAAACCCTATTTTGAAAACTTATGA
- the mgtE gene encoding magnesium transporter has translation MQFEISKAFIEKIKYLIEEKNNQELMSHLDDMHHADIAEILDELTLDEATYIIKLLDSEKTAEILMEIDEDDRDKLLENLTPKEIADEIEEMDTDDATDIISNLSVELKDEVFKNLKDRDHAQHIVELMRYDEDSAGGLMAKELIKVNENWSVTGCMEEMRAQAENVTRVHSIYVVDNKGKLKGRLSLKDLITAPSNANIADVYIENVDYVDVHTSAEEVARIMQKYDLEAIPVVDEIGRLVGRITVDDIIDFIRDEADKDYQMVAGISEDVDADDSIWELTRARLPWLILALFGGFIAVTVAGQFESAMVNYGFLFFFMPLIVAMAGNVGVQSSAIIVQSIAKGTLTGSIWKRLAKEVGLNVLNGIVLSLILFIGSHFILGRDYLVAFTVSIALISVIIIASLIGTFVPIMLDRYKIDPALATGPFITTSNDIFGLLIFFTIAKYMLGF, from the coding sequence ATGCAGTTTGAAATTTCAAAAGCATTTATTGAAAAAATAAAATACCTGATTGAAGAAAAAAATAATCAGGAGCTTATGTCGCATCTCGATGATATGCATCATGCAGATATAGCTGAAATTTTAGACGAACTCACACTTGATGAAGCCACCTATATCATCAAACTTTTAGACAGTGAAAAAACGGCTGAAATTTTGATGGAAATCGACGAAGATGATCGAGATAAACTCCTCGAAAATCTGACGCCAAAAGAAATAGCAGACGAGATTGAAGAAATGGATACCGATGATGCAACCGACATCATTTCAAACTTATCTGTAGAACTCAAAGATGAAGTATTTAAAAACCTTAAAGACCGCGACCACGCCCAACATATAGTTGAGCTTATGCGTTATGACGAAGATTCTGCAGGAGGTTTGATGGCTAAAGAACTCATTAAGGTCAATGAAAACTGGAGTGTTACAGGCTGTATGGAAGAAATGCGTGCTCAAGCTGAAAATGTCACAAGAGTGCATTCAATTTACGTTGTTGATAACAAAGGAAAATTAAAAGGACGATTATCGCTTAAAGATTTAATTACCGCTCCAAGTAATGCCAATATCGCTGATGTTTATATCGAAAATGTAGATTATGTCGATGTACATACCTCTGCTGAAGAAGTGGCTCGTATAATGCAAAAATACGACCTTGAAGCCATACCCGTAGTTGATGAAATCGGACGATTGGTCGGTAGAATTACCGTTGATGATATTATCGATTTTATTAGAGATGAAGCCGACAAAGATTACCAAATGGTCGCTGGTATTTCTGAAGATGTCGATGCCGATGATAGCATTTGGGAACTTACACGTGCTCGTTTACCTTGGTTAATTTTAGCACTTTTTGGCGGGTTTATAGCTGTTACCGTTGCTGGTCAATTTGAAAGTGCTATGGTCAATTATGGATTTCTGTTTTTCTTTATGCCACTCATTGTCGCTATGGCTGGTAATGTTGGGGTTCAATCTTCTGCCATTATTGTTCAGAGCATAGCCAAAGGCACACTGACAGGCTCCATTTGGAAACGTCTCGCTAAAGAAGTTGGGCTTAATGTTTTAAACGGCATTGTTTTATCACTCATTCTTTTTATTGGGTCACATTTTATCCTAGGACGTGATTATCTAGTGGCTTTCACGGTATCTATTGCATTAATATCAGTGATTATTATCGCTTCACTCATCGGAACTTTTGTCCCAATTATGTTAGACCGCTACAAGATAGACCCAGCATTAGCAACAGGTCCTTTTATCACGACAAGCAACGATATTTTTGGCTTGCTGATATTTTTTACCATCGCTAAATATATGTTAGGTTTCTGA